A window of Juglans regia cultivar Chandler chromosome 7, Walnut 2.0, whole genome shotgun sequence contains these coding sequences:
- the LOC108985073 gene encoding protein FAR1-RELATED SEQUENCE 5-like has product MNKNFGALVVDAGGFENLDFQEKNCRNFIDKTRHLRLGKGGGEALTDYFKRMRLMNDGFIYVVDVDEELRIINVFWANAHSKAAYEYFGDVTTFDTTYLTNRYGMPFAPFVGVNHYGQSILLGADLISSEDIRLKTSIQSALYDSRTCADFEEKWGQLIQKYNLGDNAWLQGLYNERPFWVPTYLKGVFWVGMSTTQRSESMNAFFDGFVHSGTSLKEFVDQFDNALRKKVEVETTADFNSSNQTIPCSSPFRIEKQLQVVYTNAKFKEVQREVWGMILCNCILISKDGYISTFNILDEITTNDDNVKSVKYSVYFNEEECDVKCTCALFEMRGILCRHALNVCQMKKIHALPDKYILDRWRKDLKRRYTVVKSSYDDLRHNADSRRYELVVKRCLKLATRVSPSYDHVNAFMRHLDEFENQFKGLTLESGST; this is encoded by the exons ATGAACAAGAATTTTGGCGCACTTGTTGTTGATGCGGGGGGATTCGAGAATCTtgatttccaagaaaaaaactgtcggaattttattgacaaaaccCGACACTTAAGGTTGGGTAAAGGAGGTGGTGAAGCACTTACTGATTATTTTAAGAGGATGAGGTTGATGAATGATGGTTTTATTTACGTGGTCGATGTGGATGAGGAGTTGAGAATTATAAATGTGTTCTGGGCTAATGCACATAGTAAAGCAGCGTATGAGTATTTCGGAGATGTTACCACCTTCGATACGACATATCTAACAAATAGATATGGTATGCCATTTGCTCCTTTTGTTGGTGTAAATCATTATGGGCAGTCTATACTGTTAGGTGCTGACTTGATTTCAAGCGAGGACATAA GGTTGAAGACTTCTATCCAAAGTGCACTATATGATTCAAGAACATGCGCAGACTTTGAGGAGAAGTGGGGGCAACTTATTCAGAAGTATAATCTTGGTGATAATGCATGGCTGCAAGGGTTGTACAACGAGAGACCATTTTGGGTACCAACTTACCTTAAGGGAGTATTTTGGGTGGGTATGAGCACTACACAACGgtctgaaagcatgaatgctttcTTCGATGGGTTTGTGCATTCTGGTACGAGTTTGAAAGAATTTGTTGATCAATTTGACAATGCACTGAGAAAGAAGGTGGAGGTCGAGACGACAGCTGATTTCAATTCCTCCAACCAAACCATCCCATGTTCATCTCCATTCCGCATAGAGAAGCAGCTTCAAGTAGTGTATACgaatgcaaaatttaaagagGTCCAAAGAGAGGTGTGGGGGATGATTTTATGTAACTGCATACTTATTAGCAAAGATGGTTACATTTCCACCTTCAATATTTTGGATGAAATCACGACTAATGATGATAACGTCAAAAGTGTCAAGTACTCAGTTTACTTTAACGAGGAGGAGTGTGATGTGAAATGCACTTGTGCATTGTTTGAGATGAGGGGGATTCTCTGTAGACATGCATTGAACGTTTGCCAGATGAAGAAGATTCATGCGTTACCAGATAAGTACATcttagatcgatggaggaaagaCTTAAAGAGGAGATACACAGTGGTAAAAAGTAGCTACGATGACTTGCGGCACAATGCGGACTCACGGAGGTATGAGCTTGTGGTGAAACGATGTCTAAAATTAGCGACCCGTGTATCCCCAAGTTATGACCATGTTAATGCATTCATGCGCCATTTGGATGAGTTTGAGAATCAATTTAAAGGATTAACACTTGAGTCCGGTTCAACCTAA
- the LOC108985081 gene encoding F-box protein SKIP16-like, with amino-acid sequence MDLEAVGDLALHIILSKLGAKYTAVTACVSKKLRSFASEDSLWFKFCSQDLDLNQPIDPLGNPTPSFKASYQIWREAFSMYPWLLVIRVKRCWGRLNNWLDINFPEAKATLRTGVSEADIQEFERILKVKLPLPTRILYRFCDGQEFTSKSIVSAHGSLLGLIGGYSFYHHIINVYLLPLNEVISNTKVILHHPSFSSRSKYIVVAASSTYVEKFFFLNCTTGQLHVGTKNLPIDGEMLPCVPNALINSVHDFNDDQQQDAMLLWLEEHGRRLENGVIKLHEEGGIRSISLFPEEPPFCSTAVTNGVKVRASAVFIPELTDLQIDDLQIDHQNYAFSYSIRMSLLPEGCIIHGVPFSSCQLHRRHWIICANDHIVSDVNAEAVIGKFPLLLPGAKEFVYESCASLPTSLGSIEGSFTFVPGRLTDPKGAPFEAEVARVPLQLPDYIF; translated from the exons atGGATTTGGAGGCAGTGGGAGACCTGGCCTTGCACATTATCCTGTCGAAGTTAGGTGCCAAATACACTGCCGTAACGGCTTGCGTCAGCAAGAAGCTGAGGTCTTTTGCCTCGGAGGATTCCCTTTGGTTCAAGTTCTGCTCCCAAGATCTTGATCTCAATCAGCCTATTGACCCTCTCGGAAACCCTACCCCTTCTTTCAAG GCGTCTTATCAAATATGGCGGGAAGCTTTCAGTATGTATCCTTGGCTGCTGGTCATACGAGTTAAAAGATGTTGGGGGAGACTTAACAACTGGTTAGACATTAATTTTCCAGAGGCTAAGGCTACACTTCGCACGGGTGTATCAGAAGCTGATATTCAGGAGTTTGAGAGGATCTTGAAAGTGAAATTGCCTCTTCCCACTAGGATCCTTTATCGTTTTTGTGATGGCCAAGAATTTACTTCCAAATCTATAGTAAGTGCACATGGAAGTTTATTGGGCCTCATAGGTGGCTATTCTTTTTATCACCACATTATAAATGTGTATTTGTTACCTTTAAATGAGGTGATTTCCAATACAAAGGTCATTTTGCATCACCCAAGTTTCTCCAGCAGATCAAAGTATATTGTTGTGGCTGCTTCTTCCACATATGTTGAAAAGTTCTTTTTCCTCAACTGTACCACCGGTCAACTCCATGTCGGTACTAAAAATCTTCCAATTGATGGAGAAATGCTTCCATGCGTGCCAAATGCACTGATAAATTCTGTGCACGATTTCAATGATGATCAACAGCAGGATGCTATGCTGTTATGGTTAGAAGAACATGGTCGTCGCTTAGAAAATGGTGTCATTAAACTCCATGAAGAGGGTGGTATCAGAAGCATCAGTTTGTTTCCAGAGGAACCTCCATTCTGTTCCACTGCTGTAACCAATGGGGTTAAA GTTCGTGCATCTGCTGTGTTTATTCCGGAGTTAACTGATCTTCAAATTGATGATCTTCAAATTGATCATCAGAATTATGCATTTTCTTATTCAATCCGCATGTCTCTTCTGCCCGAAGGATGCATCATTCATGGAGTACCCTTTAGTTCATGTCAACTGCATCGGAGGCACTGGATCATCTGTGCTAATGACCATATAGTATCTGATGTTAATGCTGAAGCAGTAATAGGAAAG TTTCCACTTTTGCTTCCAGGTGCGAAAGAATTTGTTTATGAGAGTTGTGCATCTCTACCGACTTCTTTGGGTTCCATAGAGGGCTCTTTCACATTTGTCCCTGGCAG ATTAACTGACCCAAAAGGTGCTCCATTTGAAGCTGAAGTGGCAAGGGTTCCTCTCCAGTTGCCAGACTACATTTTCTGA